The Benincasa hispida cultivar B227 chromosome 11, ASM972705v1, whole genome shotgun sequence genome has a segment encoding these proteins:
- the LOC120090558 gene encoding uncharacterized mitochondrial protein AtMg00810-like, with the protein MKPHLVPLPHLKKSVFFDVQCMRLKQAPRAWFTTFNSTVTQLGFTSNSHDSAFFTHNTPHGILFLLLYVDDMIIIGDDPQAISNLQRYLGEHFEMKDLGPFYYFLGLQVSSYPDGYYLSQTKYAYVLLSRSGITNSITSPTPLDSNVSLTSFDGVPLKNPTLSR; encoded by the coding sequence ATGAAGCCACACCTGGTACCTCTCCCTCACCTCAAAAAGTCTGTCTTCTTTGACGTGCAGTGTATGAGGCTAAAACAAGCTCCCCGTGCCTGGTTTACAACCTTCAATTCCACTGTCACCCAACTTGGTTTTACCTCCAACTCTCATGACTCAGCTTTTTTTACTCATAATACTCCTCATGGtatccttttccttcttttatatgtggatgacatgATTATTATTGGTGATGATCCTCAGGCCATATCCAATCTCCAACGCTACCTGGGAGAAcactttgagatgaaagatctgggACCATTCTAttattttcttggtcttcaagTCTCATCCTACCCTGATGGGTACTACTTATCTCAAACAAAATATGCATATGTTCTTTTGTCCCGTTCTGGTATCACCAATTCTATCACTTCACCAACACCATTGGATTCAAATGTTTCCCTGACTTCTTTTGATGGTGTTCCTCTCAAGAATCCAACCTTGTCTAGGTAA